In a genomic window of Zingiber officinale cultivar Zhangliang chromosome 9B, Zo_v1.1, whole genome shotgun sequence:
- the LOC122025142 gene encoding NAC domain-containing protein 76-like, producing MMPSSGGQLAVPPGFRFHPTDEELLHYYLRKKVAYEAIDLDVIREVDVNKLEPWDLKDKCRIGSGPQNDWYFFSHKDKKYPTGTRTNRATMAGFWKATGRDKAIFHGNNSRRLGMRKTLVFYTGRAPHGHKTDWIMHEYRLDDETLLTSHGQEDGWVVCRVFKKKTYQAGIAPPDRACILEEEEQEQAQQYLNSITSMGSQNNSVLLFQQIPCTDHSTDSFSLRPSSIHLPRLLSTEAVVAASGHVPPLVLPPPPPLPPPPERLTADWSILDKLLASHRNLDQLFKSSNNSPSQLTDIAASSAVYRSPLSYLGWDAELLKHSD from the exons ATGATGCCGAGCAGCGGGGGGCAGTTAGCCGTGCCGCCCGGGTTCCGGTTTCACCCTACAGACGAAGAGCTGCTGCATTATTACCTGAGAAAGAAGGTGGCTTATGAAGCCATCGACCTTGACGTTATAAGGGAGGTGGACGTTAACAAATTGGAGCCATGGGATCTTAAAG ATAAGTGTAGGATCGGATCCGGTCCTCAGAACGACTGGTACTTCTTtagtcacaaggacaagaagtACCCGACCGGGACTAGGACAAATCGGGCGACGATGGCCGGGTTCTGGAAGGCGACGGGGAGGGACAAGGCGATCTTCCATGGCAATAACTCGAGGAGGCTAGGAATGAGGAAAACCCTAGTGTTCTACACCGGGAGAGCCCCCCATGGCCACAAGACTGATTGGATTATGCATGAGTATCGCCTAGATGATGAAACCTTGCTCACTAGTCATGGTCAG GAAGATGGATGGGTTGTGTGCAGGGTGTTCAAGAAGAAGACCTACCAAGCAGGAATTGCACCACCAGATCGAGCCTGCAtccttgaagaagaagaacaagaacaagctCAACAATACTTGAACTCGATCACAAGTATGGGCTCTCAGAACAACAGCGTTCTGCTCTTCCAGCAGATCCCCTGCACCGACCACAGTACTGACAGTTTTTCGCTCCGTCCATCCTCCATCCACCTCCCTCGGCTCCTAAGCACAGAGGCCGTCGTCGCGGCTTCCGGTCATGTACCACCGCTGGTCCTACCTCCTCCACCTCCACTTCCTCCTCCACCAGAGAGGCTCACTGCGGATTGGTCCATCCTCGACAAGCTTCTGGCTTCTCATAGAAACCTGGATCAGCTCTTCAAATCCAGCAATAATTCTCCTTCTCAACTCACCGACATCGCGGCTTCTTCGGCTGTCTATAGGAGCCCACTGAGCTATCTCGGATGGGATGCTGAACTTCTGAAACACTCAGACTGA